Proteins encoded together in one Hymenobacter monticola window:
- a CDS encoding SusC/RagA family TonB-linked outer membrane protein, with protein sequence MKKLLCMVMLIMTGLLQQVYAQDRTISGRVTDRANGQGLPGATVLVKGTTVGASTNADGGFSLSVPSSATTLSVSSIGYTTVDQAIGAENTYTVSLAADVKQLGEVVVTALGQERTRNSLAFAATQIEGNQVTAARNPNAINGLSGKVAGVQIRQSNTMGGSTNVLIRGTKSITGNNQPLFVVDGVPISNANTNTSGQQTGGGGYDYGNAASDINPDDIATMTILKGAAATALYGERAGNGVILITTKKGRQGLGVTINTGVTAGRIDKSTFITYQKEYGAGYAPEFVEEDVDGDGVLDNVIDLAADASIGPRYDRNLQVYTWNAFQPGSPNFGKKQAWVAAENDPSTFFKTAWTTNNSVVIDGGNEKATFKLGYNNVRETGILPNSSIDKNIINFAGTLNLTSRLTASSSVNFSVVNGFGRYGTGYSGTYAENLMTNFRQWWQTNVDIKEQKQAYDYANLNASWNLTGPGSSTAQYWNNPWWSRYKSYENDSRYRTFGNVALTYKVTDWFNVLGRVTIDSNDDLQEERMAYGAVNISGYSRYNRTGREANFDLIGNFKANVAENLSFTGLIGANLRRESYKSIRATTNGGLVIPELYTLTNSFSPINPPVESETRRAVDGVFAAATLGFRDMVFLDLTARSDKSSTLPEGSNRYFYPSASLGFVFSEALKETTPWLSYGKLRANYAEVGNGATPYSIADSYDKPTAFGSVALFSVPSTKNNPLLKPERTKNAEIGVEAAFLNTRLGFEANVYQSNSIDQIIPINISTASGYSFRYVNAGDVRNRGVELSGFVVPFRNDNVTWTINANWTKNQNRVMSLFEGADNIVLTTYQGGVSSNATVGKPFGSIRGSNFTYLNGQKVVGTDGYYVPSATANEEIANPNPNWTGGISNTVSYKGISLYFLVDVRKGGQVFSLDRSYGLETGLTPETAGLNDLGNPSRNLIADGGGVIFPGVQADGTPNTVRAENSGYASDGAGGYDPTFATAYGTSFNPAAAFVYDASFVKLREVSLTYSLPKTLLAKVGGVKGVDFSIVGRNLWLIHKNLPYADPEDAVSSGNFGQGYSTGAYPAVRTVGANLRLSF encoded by the coding sequence ATGAAAAAACTCTTATGTATGGTCATGCTCATAATGACCGGCCTGTTGCAGCAGGTCTATGCCCAAGACCGGACTATCTCCGGGCGCGTAACTGACCGGGCAAACGGTCAGGGCCTGCCCGGGGCTACGGTTCTCGTGAAGGGCACCACAGTAGGCGCCTCTACCAATGCTGATGGCGGCTTTTCCCTTAGCGTGCCTTCGTCGGCTACTACGCTCAGCGTTAGCTCCATTGGTTACACCACGGTAGACCAGGCAATCGGGGCTGAAAACACGTATACTGTTAGCCTCGCCGCAGATGTGAAGCAACTGGGCGAAGTTGTGGTAACCGCTCTGGGCCAAGAGCGTACCCGTAATTCGCTGGCTTTTGCCGCTACTCAGATTGAAGGTAACCAAGTGACGGCTGCGCGGAACCCCAACGCCATCAACGGCCTGTCGGGCAAAGTAGCAGGCGTGCAGATTCGCCAGAGCAACACGATGGGCGGCTCTACCAACGTTCTGATTCGGGGCACGAAGTCCATTACTGGCAACAACCAGCCATTGTTCGTTGTGGATGGTGTGCCCATCAGCAACGCCAACACCAACACTTCCGGCCAACAGACCGGCGGCGGCGGCTACGACTACGGCAATGCTGCTTCGGACATCAACCCGGATGACATTGCCACGATGACCATCCTGAAGGGTGCTGCCGCAACGGCCCTTTATGGTGAGCGCGCCGGCAACGGTGTAATCCTCATCACGACCAAAAAAGGCCGTCAAGGCCTGGGTGTTACCATCAATACCGGCGTAACGGCTGGCCGCATTGACAAAAGCACTTTCATCACCTACCAGAAAGAATACGGCGCTGGCTACGCCCCGGAATTCGTGGAGGAAGATGTTGACGGCGACGGCGTACTGGACAATGTCATTGACTTGGCCGCAGATGCTTCCATCGGCCCGCGCTACGACCGCAACCTGCAGGTGTACACTTGGAATGCTTTCCAGCCCGGCAGCCCGAACTTTGGCAAAAAGCAAGCCTGGGTAGCCGCTGAGAACGACCCCTCTACCTTCTTCAAAACGGCCTGGACGACCAACAACAGCGTAGTAATTGACGGCGGCAACGAAAAAGCTACCTTCAAGCTGGGTTATAACAACGTCCGCGAAACGGGCATTCTGCCCAACAGCTCCATCGACAAGAACATTATAAACTTTGCCGGTACGCTGAACCTGACCTCGCGCCTGACGGCCAGCTCTTCCGTAAACTTCTCGGTGGTTAACGGCTTTGGCCGTTACGGCACGGGCTACAGCGGCACGTACGCTGAAAACCTGATGACCAACTTCCGCCAGTGGTGGCAGACCAACGTTGACATCAAAGAGCAGAAGCAAGCTTACGACTACGCCAACCTGAACGCTAGCTGGAACCTCACGGGTCCCGGCTCCTCGACGGCCCAGTATTGGAACAACCCGTGGTGGTCGCGTTACAAGAGCTACGAGAACGATTCCCGCTACCGCACCTTTGGCAACGTTGCCCTGACGTACAAAGTGACGGACTGGTTCAACGTGTTGGGCCGCGTGACGATTGACTCGAACGACGACCTGCAAGAGGAGCGCATGGCCTACGGCGCCGTGAACATCTCGGGCTACAGCCGTTACAACCGCACCGGTCGCGAAGCCAACTTCGACCTGATTGGTAACTTCAAAGCCAATGTGGCCGAGAACCTCAGCTTCACCGGCTTGATTGGCGCCAACCTGCGTCGCGAATCGTACAAGTCCATCCGGGCTACCACCAACGGTGGTCTCGTTATCCCGGAACTGTACACCCTGACCAACAGCTTCTCGCCCATCAACCCCCCGGTTGAAAGCGAAACGCGCCGCGCCGTTGACGGCGTATTTGCCGCCGCTACCCTGGGCTTCCGCGACATGGTGTTCCTGGACCTGACCGCTCGCAGTGATAAGTCTTCGACGCTGCCCGAGGGCAGCAACCGCTACTTCTATCCTTCGGCCTCGCTGGGCTTTGTTTTCTCGGAAGCGCTGAAAGAAACGACCCCGTGGTTGTCTTACGGCAAACTCCGCGCTAACTATGCCGAAGTGGGCAACGGTGCTACGCCGTACTCCATTGCCGACAGCTACGACAAGCCGACTGCTTTTGGCAGCGTGGCATTGTTCTCGGTGCCCAGCACCAAAAACAACCCTTTGCTGAAGCCGGAGCGTACGAAAAACGCCGAAATCGGTGTTGAAGCCGCATTCCTGAACACGCGCCTCGGTTTCGAAGCCAACGTGTACCAGTCGAACTCAATTGACCAGATTATTCCGATTAACATCTCGACGGCGTCGGGTTACAGCTTCCGTTACGTGAACGCGGGCGACGTACGCAACCGCGGTGTGGAACTCTCCGGCTTCGTGGTGCCGTTCCGCAACGACAATGTGACGTGGACGATTAACGCCAACTGGACGAAAAACCAGAACCGTGTGATGTCGCTCTTCGAAGGTGCCGATAACATCGTATTGACTACTTACCAGGGCGGTGTGTCGAGCAATGCCACGGTTGGCAAGCCTTTCGGCAGCATTCGCGGCTCCAACTTTACGTACCTGAACGGCCAGAAAGTGGTTGGTACGGACGGCTACTACGTGCCAAGCGCTACCGCTAACGAGGAAATTGCTAACCCCAACCCCAACTGGACCGGTGGTATCTCGAACACGGTTTCTTACAAAGGCATCTCGCTCTACTTCTTGGTTGACGTTCGCAAAGGCGGCCAGGTGTTCTCGCTCGACCGTTCGTACGGCTTGGAAACCGGCCTGACTCCGGAAACGGCTGGCCTCAACGACCTGGGCAACCCTTCGCGCAACCTGATTGCCGACGGTGGCGGGGTTATCTTCCCCGGTGTTCAGGCCGATGGCACTCCCAACACGGTGCGCGCCGAGAACAGCGGCTACGCTTCGGACGGCGCTGGTGGCTACGACCCGACTTTCGCCACGGCTTATGGCACTTCGTTCAACCCGGCTGCTGCTTTCGTGTACGATGCCAGCTTTGTAAAATTGCGTGAGGTTTCGTTAACTTATTCGCTGCCGAAAACGTTGCTGGCGAAAGTAGGAGGCGTTAAAGGCGTTGACTTCTCCATCGTTGGGCGCAACCTGTGGCTCATCCACAAGAACCTGCCCTACGCTGACCCGGAAGATGCTGTTAGCTCTGGCAACTTTGGCCAAGGCTATTCGACCGGCGCTTATCCTGCTGTACGTACCGTTGGTGCTAACCTCCGTCTTAGCTTCTAA
- a CDS encoding SusC/RagA family TonB-linked outer membrane protein, which translates to MKRTLLMSLLLLLTLAGRSWAQSRSVSGRVLDKTTNEGLPGVSVIVKGTTTGTATDADGRFTLNVTAPTTVLQFKYLGYLTTEQAVGNADKLDVAMAVDNKQLDEVTVTALGISREKRALGYAVSEVKSEQVVQKSEPDLLRTLSGKVPGVNIISSSGVPGASSRITIRGNTSFYGENQPLFVVDGVPYDNSQTESDNPITNGASYSSRTADVDPNNIASINVLKGAAAAALYGSRAAGGVIVITTKTGGGGQRGPKGIQIGYTTGYSIEKVAALPNYQNKYGAGANFVNSDANGSWGPEFGNTAQGAPDSIRHPQAGNPNFPGIPENAKIPYKAYPNNVKDFFKTGHLYENSVSLNSTSDNATFTTILSRADQQGIIPNSYFVRNNVSTGGSGKFNKFTISGNVAYTNTTQQGPLQGANNLLAGSASAFARTLFLTRSLDLQGLPYIDPVTNASTFAWLSRQADNPRWSVENAIYTSRVDRIVGSVGFSYAIKDWLVLTYSGGMNTYTDIRRTTIRPGSNANFGVSSVLEDNIQNTELNQMVLLNLNKNLTEDISLTASAGQEINARKFDGRSNIGYDIVTFGIDNVENTNQKGTYGYAYAERRLMGLLANATVGYKNFAFVTLTGRNDFSSTLNKDGVIGKTGRSFFYPSIATSLVVNEAFNLDYRWLDLAKVRVAYGRTGKDAPAYRSGPTTFNINPGGSFPFYNPNQAAQGQPSAGVAISSVINNPNLTPEFSNELEVGAELALFRNRISFNGTYYDKRSTNQIAPRILPAAVGYGQYWTNFGELSNKGFEVAATVVPVETSGFRWSSTFNFTRNRNIVEKTTDNGDTLTLGSAFNLRALLIPGQPYGVLYGTSAKRDADTGELFVDPVSGRLVPGGNKIIGNPNPDFIIGFINQFTYKGITLNTLIDYRKGGSIYSTTLQEELGRGVTKDTEDRDRLVIIDGLRYNTATGAAAVDASGARIRNTKAISLNDYYFSAAGVGGGAATNGYNEQSMYDGTTVRLREVTVGYDLPKAFLGKTPFSVVNISVSARNLYWYSPNLPKNSNFDPETNTFGSSNVQGIELTNSPNTKRYGVNLRVTF; encoded by the coding sequence ATGAAGAGAACCTTACTAATGAGCCTGCTCCTGCTCCTGACCCTGGCCGGGCGGAGCTGGGCCCAGAGCCGTTCCGTATCGGGACGCGTGCTCGACAAAACCACCAACGAAGGCTTGCCAGGCGTGAGCGTCATCGTGAAAGGTACCACTACCGGTACTGCCACCGACGCCGACGGCCGGTTTACGTTGAACGTCACGGCCCCAACCACTGTTCTGCAGTTCAAATACTTGGGCTATCTGACCACCGAGCAAGCGGTGGGCAACGCCGACAAGCTTGACGTGGCCATGGCGGTTGACAACAAACAGCTGGACGAAGTAACGGTGACGGCCCTGGGTATCTCGCGTGAGAAGCGCGCCCTGGGCTATGCCGTGTCGGAAGTGAAATCGGAGCAGGTGGTGCAGAAGTCGGAACCCGACCTGTTGCGCACGCTTTCGGGCAAAGTACCCGGCGTGAACATCATCAGCTCGAGCGGGGTACCGGGCGCTTCTTCGCGCATTACCATCCGCGGAAACACCTCGTTTTACGGCGAAAACCAGCCGCTGTTCGTGGTAGACGGCGTGCCGTATGATAACTCCCAGACCGAATCGGACAACCCCATTACCAACGGTGCCTCCTACTCGAGCCGCACGGCCGACGTGGACCCGAACAACATTGCCTCCATCAACGTGCTGAAAGGCGCGGCTGCGGCCGCTCTGTATGGCTCGCGTGCAGCCGGTGGCGTTATCGTTATCACCACCAAAACCGGCGGTGGCGGCCAGCGCGGTCCCAAAGGCATCCAGATTGGCTACACCACGGGCTACTCCATCGAGAAGGTGGCGGCCCTACCCAACTACCAGAACAAGTACGGCGCCGGCGCCAACTTCGTGAACTCCGACGCCAACGGCTCGTGGGGTCCGGAGTTCGGCAACACGGCCCAAGGTGCTCCCGACTCCATTCGTCACCCCCAGGCGGGCAACCCTAACTTCCCCGGTATCCCCGAAAACGCCAAGATTCCTTACAAGGCTTACCCCAACAACGTAAAGGATTTCTTCAAGACGGGGCACTTGTACGAGAATTCGGTGTCGTTGAACAGCACCAGCGACAACGCCACGTTCACGACCATCCTTTCGCGCGCCGACCAGCAGGGCATCATCCCGAACTCGTACTTCGTGCGCAACAACGTGAGCACCGGCGGCTCGGGCAAGTTCAACAAGTTCACCATCAGCGGCAACGTTGCCTACACCAACACCACGCAGCAAGGCCCCCTGCAGGGCGCCAACAACCTGCTGGCCGGTAGCGCCTCGGCGTTTGCCCGCACCCTGTTCCTGACGCGCAGCCTTGATTTGCAGGGCCTGCCCTACATCGACCCCGTGACGAATGCTTCCACTTTCGCATGGCTGTCGCGCCAGGCCGACAACCCCCGGTGGTCGGTTGAAAACGCCATCTACACGTCGCGCGTCGACCGGATAGTAGGCAGCGTGGGCTTCTCGTATGCCATTAAGGACTGGCTGGTGCTGACGTATTCGGGTGGCATGAACACCTACACCGATATACGCCGCACCACCATTCGCCCAGGTTCGAACGCCAACTTCGGGGTGAGCTCGGTGCTGGAAGACAACATCCAGAATACGGAGCTCAACCAAATGGTGCTCCTGAACTTGAACAAGAACCTGACCGAAGACATCAGCCTGACGGCCAGCGCGGGCCAGGAAATCAACGCTCGCAAATTCGATGGCCGCTCGAACATTGGCTACGACATCGTGACCTTCGGCATCGACAACGTGGAAAACACGAACCAGAAAGGCACCTACGGCTATGCTTACGCAGAACGCCGCCTGATGGGCTTGCTCGCCAACGCCACTGTAGGCTACAAAAACTTTGCCTTCGTGACGCTGACCGGCCGTAACGACTTCTCCTCGACCCTCAACAAAGACGGGGTTATTGGCAAAACGGGCCGCTCGTTCTTCTACCCCAGCATCGCCACCTCGCTGGTGGTGAACGAAGCTTTCAATCTGGATTACCGCTGGCTCGACCTGGCCAAAGTGCGTGTGGCTTACGGCCGCACGGGCAAAGATGCCCCCGCTTACCGCTCGGGTCCGACGACTTTCAACATCAACCCCGGCGGTTCTTTCCCCTTCTACAACCCGAACCAGGCAGCCCAGGGCCAGCCCTCGGCCGGTGTAGCCATCAGCAGCGTTATCAACAATCCGAACCTGACGCCGGAGTTCTCCAACGAACTGGAAGTGGGCGCCGAACTGGCCCTTTTCCGCAACCGCATCTCGTTTAACGGTACCTACTACGATAAACGCTCGACCAACCAGATTGCCCCGCGCATCCTGCCGGCAGCGGTGGGCTACGGCCAGTACTGGACCAACTTCGGTGAACTTTCGAACAAAGGCTTCGAGGTGGCGGCAACGGTAGTGCCGGTGGAAACGTCCGGCTTCCGCTGGAGCAGCACGTTCAACTTCACCCGCAACCGCAACATTGTGGAGAAAACGACCGACAACGGCGATACTCTTACCCTTGGTAGTGCTTTCAACCTGCGGGCACTGCTCATCCCGGGCCAGCCTTACGGCGTGCTCTACGGCACTTCGGCCAAGCGAGATGCTGACACTGGCGAACTGTTTGTAGACCCTGTAAGCGGCCGCTTGGTGCCCGGTGGCAACAAGATTATCGGCAACCCCAACCCGGATTTTATCATAGGTTTTATTAACCAGTTCACCTACAAAGGCATTACGCTTAATACGCTGATTGACTACCGTAAAGGTGGCTCGATTTACTCAACCACTCTGCAGGAGGAATTGGGCCGTGGCGTAACAAAAGACACCGAAGACCGTGACCGTTTGGTTATCATAGATGGCTTGCGCTACAACACGGCAACTGGTGCTGCTGCCGTCGATGCCAGCGGCGCGCGCATCCGCAACACCAAGGCCATCAGCCTCAACGACTACTACTTCTCGGCAGCCGGTGTGGGCGGCGGTGCCGCCACCAACGGCTACAACGAGCAGTCCATGTACGACGGCACCACCGTGCGCCTGCGCGAAGTGACGGTGGGCTACGACCTGCCCAAGGCTTTCCTCGGCAAGACGCCGTTCAGCGTAGTCAACATCTCGGTGTCGGCCCGCAACCTGTACTGGTACTCGCCCAACCTGCCTAAGAACTCGAACTTCGACCCCGAAACCAATACCTTCGGTTCGAGCAACGTGCAAGGCATTGAGCTGACCAACTCGCCGAACACCAAGCGCTACGGCGTGAACCTGCGCGTCACTTTCTAA
- a CDS encoding SusD/RagB family nutrient-binding outer membrane lipoprotein produces the protein MKFHQIGATLALAAVLATASGCKDFYATNVNPLYPTSTTLNNLLPITQVSMASGLGDNVGGLSQYTMGIMQQLYSTRGIGNFLQTGDSFGSPWAEFYNTMLPNNEIIINQGTTEAQWGYVGIAQLQKAYVYSQMVDMWGDIPYSEALQGVANLAPRFDKDSEIYNGTTDGKVKGLFTLIDEGLANIAKAPSSTTLGRADLIYGGSLDKWARFGRTLKLKLYNQIRKTNSPSAVAAQVTPLLAAQLIEEGGDLQLAYKNSLSPDTRNPGAVVDYGPSPENRIGRYFYEDMKAKSDPRMRYYFFNQVPEGVAVTQQDYINENFVTVRPGSTGLYTSSASTANVQTLQGLYPIGGRYDDGKGNPSANSRPQAKYEAPQRLLTYYSRKFTEAELQLMVLNNVPAARAALVAGLNAAFNKVNTIAAADGSPLMTTTQINNYLNRNNTNLNASGPLNRFDRATTNEDRLEVIMYEKYVASFGFGPDVYTDFRRTGHPRIRVSQDIVTASPTRSGLLPDDGTTLSTGMFPNRLYYPTNDLILNPNSPRTQAPQNSRIFWDL, from the coding sequence ATGAAATTTCATCAGATTGGGGCAACGCTGGCGCTAGCCGCCGTGCTTGCCACCGCTTCCGGCTGCAAAGACTTTTACGCCACCAACGTCAACCCCCTCTACCCTACGTCTACCACGCTCAACAACCTGCTGCCCATTACGCAGGTGAGCATGGCCTCGGGATTGGGCGACAATGTGGGGGGCCTGAGCCAGTACACGATGGGCATTATGCAGCAACTGTATAGCACCCGCGGCATTGGCAACTTCCTGCAAACCGGTGACTCGTTTGGCAGCCCGTGGGCGGAGTTCTACAACACCATGCTGCCGAACAACGAAATCATCATTAACCAAGGCACAACCGAGGCACAATGGGGTTACGTGGGCATTGCGCAGCTGCAAAAAGCCTATGTGTATAGCCAGATGGTGGACATGTGGGGCGACATTCCTTACTCGGAAGCGCTGCAGGGCGTGGCCAACCTGGCCCCGCGCTTCGACAAGGACTCGGAGATTTACAACGGCACCACGGACGGCAAGGTGAAGGGCCTGTTCACGCTGATTGACGAAGGCTTGGCTAACATCGCCAAAGCCCCCTCCAGCACGACGCTGGGCCGGGCCGACCTGATTTATGGAGGGTCGCTCGACAAATGGGCCCGGTTTGGCCGCACGCTCAAGCTTAAGCTTTACAACCAGATTCGCAAAACGAATTCGCCCTCTGCGGTGGCGGCCCAAGTAACGCCGCTACTGGCAGCACAACTCATAGAAGAGGGCGGCGACCTGCAACTGGCTTATAAGAACAGCTTGAGCCCCGACACCCGCAACCCTGGTGCAGTAGTGGACTACGGCCCCAGCCCGGAGAACCGCATTGGCCGTTATTTCTACGAAGACATGAAGGCGAAGAGCGACCCGCGCATGCGCTATTACTTCTTCAACCAAGTGCCGGAAGGTGTGGCCGTTACCCAACAAGACTATATCAACGAAAACTTTGTGACCGTGCGGCCGGGCTCTACCGGGCTGTACACCAGTTCGGCATCAACGGCCAATGTGCAGACCCTGCAAGGCCTTTACCCCATTGGCGGCCGCTACGACGACGGCAAAGGCAACCCCAGCGCCAATTCGCGCCCACAAGCCAAATACGAAGCGCCGCAGCGTTTGCTCACTTACTATAGCCGCAAATTCACCGAAGCAGAACTGCAGCTCATGGTGCTGAACAACGTGCCCGCTGCCCGCGCCGCCCTGGTAGCTGGCCTCAATGCCGCGTTTAACAAGGTAAACACCATTGCGGCGGCTGATGGCAGCCCCCTGATGACGACCACCCAAATTAACAACTACCTCAACCGCAACAACACCAACCTGAACGCGTCGGGCCCCCTCAACCGCTTTGACCGCGCTACCACCAACGAGGACCGGCTAGAGGTAATCATGTACGAAAAGTATGTGGCCAGCTTCGGCTTCGGCCCGGACGTGTACACCGACTTCCGTCGCACGGGCCACCCCCGGATTCGTGTGTCGCAGGACATTGTTACTGCTTCGCCCACCCGGAGCGGCCTGCTGCCCGACGATGGCACCACGCTATCGACCGGCATGTTCCCCAACCGGTTGTATTACCCCACCAACGACCTGATTCTGAACCCCAATTCGCCGCGGACGCAGGCCCCGCAGAATTCCCGCATTTTCTGGGACCTCTAG